A section of the Mycolicibacterium anyangense genome encodes:
- a CDS encoding YrhB domain-containing protein, with product MTAIDFRDAHLKALAAIEEMASEQGLGSLVILDQLVVETPEAWYFPYDSEAFVVRGEISEALAGNLPVRVARDGTSVRFEQPGG from the coding sequence ATGACGGCAATTGACTTTCGTGACGCGCATTTGAAAGCGCTGGCGGCAATCGAAGAAATGGCATCCGAGCAAGGGCTGGGTTCGCTTGTGATACTCGATCAGTTAGTTGTCGAGACGCCCGAAGCTTGGTATTTCCCCTATGACTCAGAAGCTTTTGTTGTGCGCGGTGAGATTTCCGAGGCTCTGGCCGGGAACCTGCCAGTGAGAGTGGCGAGGGACGGCACTAGCGTTCGATTCGAACAGCCAGGAGGCTGA
- a CDS encoding glycohydrolase toxin TNT-related protein (This protein contains a domain related to Tuberculosis Necrotizing Toxin, which is the C-terminal effector domain of outer membrane channel protein CpnT, and which has a lethal NAD+-glycohydrolase activity.) encodes MGEPLRVDPAALSGAGSSVAGLSAGVEAAVSSLTAAYNADTGQDAAGAAFGLAYQDSAKALVSAVAKGVNALRHVGYLIQGSAAIYSRAEAAADISGAASPLPLPVEPPAYAAPGRTPDVNGPGQIAPILWYLVEALVGDVWPNGEPSELRAAAAAWNAFAAPLNAVTGQNAGATATIGAQQMPARERMQTAVHEIGTAMASLAGEAQQLANQLSSFASDVEATQNAIRDLLNKLASVVGSIFDKGILGTVIELVTDDAEEKIREVANDIKAVVANHKRQSAARKDLLAQLVNGITNYSRAIEILLRVEMVNYLGEDAGRVAANITDAFTDTMTGVGLQAINAVGGLATGFDPIGDPKGTWETIEGLGRQALTLNPMTAPVAFATDPHGSIDIVKDLTHFDDIVTSDRPFLGVGKLGFDVATIGVPGGSAAKAGAAARAAERAAARGELPTTERVEIDSPGMRPAAGDVNAVEQGADGVTAKLDELNKTTLDSGQSPAGSPGPLPKSPEPGGPLAPRDPVPSDSGPGPTGGRPTSAPTSADPVPSPVTHAADGNSAPKGEVHSAPGVSEGATSPAGAPGSGHAEAGQPAPAGSPAEGSLGGASSHSSDATASAGGAPGDRVPALVGAHGAEGAADGAGHGPHLGVGGGGSHGGSAEHGGGGGDHGHGGGHGEPPNHGPRDGNSGSDGHGPGPDVATGGDAAGGRDLLRAHEAGEHWTPVDNGPDNPHYGEPLEHPGSSPDPAPITDVNRDTWRLFEHPDELYGHDANGHALTKEQYDARYRELQPNGEVWDNYPPNTGAAADTRVRFSSIRAVIEHFGSKLDRIGWPGGEYLGIMENGVPAAFEARGLPIGSLDKPYYQYTLTGLLPDGWSVEVSEIAPAFGRDGGGMQLVFFNSRGVAVSVEDLIKGKVLE; translated from the coding sequence ATGGGTGAGCCGTTACGGGTGGATCCTGCGGCGCTCTCCGGTGCGGGCTCGTCGGTCGCGGGACTCAGTGCTGGCGTTGAGGCGGCGGTGAGTTCGTTGACCGCGGCGTACAACGCTGACACGGGCCAGGATGCGGCGGGAGCCGCTTTCGGATTGGCCTACCAGGACTCTGCCAAGGCGTTGGTCTCGGCGGTGGCCAAAGGTGTCAACGCGTTGCGGCACGTTGGTTATCTGATCCAAGGCTCGGCGGCCATCTATTCGCGTGCCGAAGCCGCGGCCGATATCAGCGGCGCGGCATCGCCTTTGCCGCTACCAGTCGAGCCGCCGGCGTATGCGGCGCCCGGCCGCACACCAGATGTCAACGGACCCGGTCAAATTGCGCCGATATTGTGGTATCTGGTCGAGGCCCTGGTGGGGGATGTGTGGCCGAACGGTGAGCCGAGCGAGCTCAGAGCTGCCGCTGCTGCGTGGAACGCCTTTGCCGCGCCGTTGAATGCGGTGACCGGTCAGAATGCGGGTGCCACCGCCACTATTGGCGCTCAGCAGATGCCCGCCAGAGAGCGGATGCAAACCGCGGTGCACGAAATAGGCACCGCGATGGCATCTTTGGCTGGCGAGGCCCAACAGCTGGCGAACCAGCTGAGCAGCTTCGCATCCGACGTCGAAGCAACGCAGAACGCAATTCGTGACCTGCTGAACAAGCTCGCCTCAGTGGTGGGATCGATCTTCGACAAGGGCATCCTCGGCACCGTTATCGAGCTGGTCACCGATGACGCCGAAGAGAAGATCCGCGAGGTTGCCAACGACATCAAGGCGGTCGTCGCCAACCACAAGAGGCAGTCGGCGGCGCGCAAGGATCTGTTGGCGCAATTGGTCAACGGGATCACGAACTACTCGCGCGCCATAGAGATTCTGCTACGGGTGGAGATGGTCAACTACCTCGGCGAGGACGCTGGCCGGGTCGCGGCCAACATCACCGACGCCTTCACTGACACCATGACCGGCGTTGGACTGCAAGCCATTAATGCCGTCGGCGGACTGGCGACGGGCTTCGACCCCATCGGTGACCCGAAGGGCACGTGGGAGACGATCGAAGGCTTGGGTAGGCAGGCGCTGACCCTCAATCCAATGACCGCACCTGTAGCGTTCGCCACCGACCCGCACGGTTCTATTGACATCGTCAAGGACCTCACGCATTTCGACGACATCGTCACCAGCGACCGTCCTTTCCTTGGCGTTGGCAAATTGGGGTTCGACGTCGCCACGATAGGGGTCCCCGGCGGATCAGCTGCCAAGGCGGGTGCGGCTGCGCGGGCAGCAGAAAGAGCCGCTGCACGTGGCGAATTGCCTACCACTGAACGGGTTGAGATTGATTCACCCGGGATGCGCCCCGCGGCAGGTGATGTGAACGCAGTTGAGCAAGGTGCCGACGGGGTCACCGCGAAACTCGACGAGCTGAACAAGACGACTCTCGACAGCGGCCAGTCGCCCGCCGGCAGCCCCGGCCCGCTACCGAAATCCCCAGAACCCGGCGGTCCGCTGGCACCGCGTGACCCTGTGCCGAGCGATTCCGGCCCAGGACCAACGGGTGGGAGGCCGACGTCCGCGCCGACATCGGCTGATCCGGTGCCCTCTCCGGTCACGCACGCTGCTGACGGTAACTCTGCGCCGAAGGGTGAAGTCCATTCTGCGCCAGGAGTTTCCGAGGGGGCCACATCGCCGGCGGGTGCGCCGGGTTCGGGCCACGCCGAGGCCGGCCAGCCAGCCCCGGCTGGTTCTCCAGCCGAAGGTTCGCTAGGTGGCGCGAGCAGTCACAGCTCCGACGCCACGGCGTCAGCGGGCGGCGCCCCTGGTGACCGGGTTCCCGCGTTGGTGGGAGCGCACGGGGCCGAGGGCGCAGCCGATGGAGCGGGGCATGGTCCGCATCTTGGCGTGGGTGGTGGAGGTTCTCATGGGGGGTCTGCAGAACACGGGGGCGGTGGGGGAGACCATGGCCACGGGGGAGGTCATGGAGAGCCGCCCAACCACGGCCCTCGCGATGGCAATAGCGGTTCAGACGGTCATGGGCCTGGACCCGATGTCGCTACGGGTGGTGATGCCGCCGGTGGACGCGACCTGCTTCGGGCCCACGAGGCTGGGGAACATTGGACGCCCGTTGACAATGGACCTGACAATCCTCACTATGGCGAGCCACTCGAACATCCGGGTAGCTCTCCTGATCCGGCACCGATCACCGACGTCAATCGCGACACGTGGCGACTCTTCGAACATCCCGACGAGCTCTACGGCCATGATGCCAATGGTCACGCTCTGACCAAAGAGCAATATGATGCGCGGTACCGTGAGCTGCAACCTAATGGCGAGGTATGGGATAACTACCCACCGAATACGGGCGCAGCGGCCGATACACGCGTGCGCTTCAGCTCGATTCGCGCGGTTATTGAGCACTTCGGATCGAAGTTGGATCGGATTGGGTGGCCGGGAGGTGAATACCTGGGAATTATGGAGAACGGTGTTCCCGCGGCCTTTGAGGCTCGGGGTTTACCGATCGGTTCACTAGATAAGCCGTATTATCAATACACATTGACTGGGTTACTACCAGATGGATGGTCGGTAGAAGTGTCAGAAATCGCGCCCGCATTCGGCCGCGATGGTGGTGGAATGCAACTTGTTTTTTTTAACAGCAGAGGTGTGGCTGTAAGCGTCGAAGATCTGATCAAAGGCAAGGTGTTGGAATGA
- the secA gene encoding preprotein translocase subunit SecA, whose amino-acid sequence MLSKLLRLGEGRMVKRLKGVADYVNTLSDDVEKLSDAELRSKTDEFKKRYAGGESLDELLPEAFAVAREAAWRVLSQRHFDVQIMGGAALHFGNVAEMKTGEGKTLTCVLPAYLNAISGEGVHVVTVNDYLAKRDSEWMGRVHRFLGLDVGVILAQMTPDERRAAYAADITYGTNNEFGFDYLRDNMAHSLDDLVQRGHNYAIVDEVDSILIDEARTPLIISGPADGASHWYTEFARIVPLMEKDTHYEVDIRKRTIGVHELGVEFVEDQLGIDNLYEAANSPLVSYLNNALKAKELFQLDKDYIVRNGEVLIVDEFTGRVLMGRRYNEGMHQAIEAKERVEIKAENQTLATITLQNYFRLYDKLSGMTGTAETEAAELHEIYKLGVVQIPTNRSMVRKDQTDLIYKTEEAKYIAVVDDVVERYEKGQPVLIGTTSVERSEYLSRQFQKRRVPHNVLNAKYHEQEAAIIAEAGRRGAITVATNMAGRGTDIVLGGNVDFLLDKRLRDRGLDPVETPDEYEAAWHEELPKVKAEAAEEAESVIEAGGLYVLGTERHESRRIDNQLRGRSGRQGDPGESRFYLSLGDELMRRFNGATLESLLTRLNLPDDVPIEAKMVTRAIKSAQTQVEQQNFEIRKNVLKYDEVMNQQRKVIYEERRRILEGENLQQQAHDMLVDVVTAYVDGATAEGYSEDWDLEQLWAALKQLYPVGIDHHDLIDSDAIGEPGELTREELLDALIEDAEKAYAAREAEIEALAGEGAMRQLERNVLLNVIDRKWREHLYEMDYLKEGIGLRAMAQRDPLVEYQREGYDMFVGMLEGLKEESVGFLFNVQVEAVPQAPSVAPVQVPEGLANLGAAEPEADGRHAAPALRAKGIDDEDSRQLTYTGPAEDGSAEIKRNGGGKHAAATGGTRKERREAARQRAKDSKTLRRG is encoded by the coding sequence GTGCTGTCGAAGTTACTGCGCCTTGGTGAAGGTCGCATGGTCAAGCGCCTCAAGGGGGTGGCTGACTATGTCAACACCTTGTCCGACGACGTAGAGAAGCTCTCCGACGCCGAGCTTCGGTCCAAGACCGACGAGTTCAAGAAGCGCTATGCCGGCGGCGAAAGCCTCGATGAGCTGCTGCCCGAGGCTTTCGCCGTGGCCCGTGAGGCCGCGTGGCGGGTGTTGTCCCAACGGCACTTCGACGTCCAGATCATGGGCGGTGCAGCCCTGCACTTCGGCAACGTCGCCGAGATGAAGACCGGTGAGGGCAAGACCCTGACCTGTGTGCTGCCCGCCTACCTCAATGCGATCTCCGGTGAGGGCGTCCACGTCGTCACGGTCAACGACTACCTGGCCAAGCGCGACAGCGAGTGGATGGGCCGGGTGCACCGCTTCCTGGGCCTGGACGTGGGCGTGATCCTGGCCCAGATGACGCCCGACGAGCGGCGCGCGGCCTACGCCGCGGACATCACCTACGGCACCAACAACGAGTTCGGCTTCGATTACCTGCGCGACAACATGGCGCACTCGCTCGACGACCTGGTGCAGCGCGGCCACAACTACGCCATCGTCGACGAGGTCGACTCCATCCTGATCGACGAGGCCCGGACCCCGCTGATCATCTCCGGCCCGGCCGACGGCGCTTCGCACTGGTACACCGAGTTCGCCCGGATCGTCCCGCTCATGGAGAAGGACACCCACTACGAGGTCGACATCCGCAAGCGCACCATCGGCGTGCACGAGCTGGGCGTGGAGTTCGTCGAAGACCAGCTCGGCATCGACAACCTCTACGAGGCCGCCAACTCGCCCCTGGTCAGCTACCTCAACAATGCGCTGAAGGCCAAGGAGCTCTTCCAGCTCGACAAGGACTACATCGTCCGCAACGGCGAGGTCCTCATCGTCGACGAGTTCACCGGCCGCGTGCTGATGGGCCGCCGCTACAACGAGGGCATGCACCAGGCCATCGAGGCCAAGGAGCGCGTCGAGATCAAGGCCGAGAACCAGACGCTGGCCACGATCACCCTGCAGAACTACTTCCGCCTCTACGACAAGCTCTCCGGGATGACCGGTACGGCCGAGACCGAGGCTGCCGAGCTGCACGAGATCTACAAGCTCGGTGTGGTTCAGATCCCGACCAACCGCTCGATGGTCCGCAAGGATCAGACCGACCTCATCTACAAGACCGAGGAAGCCAAGTACATCGCCGTCGTCGACGACGTCGTGGAGCGCTACGAGAAGGGCCAGCCGGTCCTGATCGGCACCACCAGCGTCGAGCGCTCCGAGTACCTGTCGCGCCAGTTCCAGAAGCGGCGCGTTCCGCACAACGTCCTCAACGCGAAGTACCACGAGCAGGAAGCGGCGATCATCGCCGAAGCCGGCCGTCGCGGCGCGATCACGGTGGCCACCAACATGGCCGGCCGCGGTACCGACATCGTGCTCGGCGGCAACGTCGACTTCCTCCTCGACAAGCGGCTGCGTGACCGCGGCCTGGACCCGGTCGAGACCCCGGACGAGTACGAGGCCGCTTGGCACGAGGAGCTGCCCAAGGTCAAGGCCGAGGCGGCCGAGGAAGCCGAGTCCGTTATCGAGGCCGGTGGCCTCTACGTGCTGGGCACCGAGCGGCACGAGTCCCGCCGTATCGACAACCAGCTGCGCGGCCGCTCGGGCCGCCAGGGTGACCCCGGTGAGTCCCGGTTCTACCTGTCGCTCGGCGACGAGCTCATGCGGCGCTTCAACGGCGCCACGCTGGAGTCGCTGCTGACCCGGCTCAACCTGCCCGACGACGTGCCGATCGAGGCCAAGATGGTCACCCGCGCCATCAAGAGCGCACAGACCCAGGTCGAGCAGCAGAACTTCGAGATCCGCAAGAACGTCCTCAAGTACGACGAGGTGATGAACCAGCAGCGCAAGGTCATCTACGAGGAGCGCCGCCGGATCCTGGAGGGCGAGAACCTGCAGCAGCAGGCTCACGACATGCTCGTCGACGTGGTCACCGCCTACGTCGACGGCGCCACCGCCGAGGGCTACTCGGAGGACTGGGACCTCGAACAGCTGTGGGCCGCCCTCAAGCAGCTCTACCCGGTGGGCATCGACCATCATGACCTGATCGACTCTGACGCCATCGGCGAGCCGGGGGAGCTCACCCGTGAGGAGCTGCTCGACGCCCTCATCGAGGACGCCGAAAAGGCTTATGCCGCGCGCGAAGCCGAGATCGAGGCCCTCGCCGGAGAAGGCGCGATGCGCCAACTCGAGCGCAACGTGTTGCTCAACGTGATCGACCGCAAGTGGCGCGAGCACCTCTACGAGATGGACTACCTCAAGGAGGGCATCGGCCTGCGCGCGATGGCCCAGCGCGATCCGCTGGTCGAATACCAGCGTGAGGGCTACGACATGTTCGTCGGCATGCTCGAGGGCCTCAAAGAGGAGTCGGTGGGCTTCCTGTTCAACGTCCAGGTCGAGGCCGTGCCCCAGGCGCCGTCAGTGGCCCCGGTCCAGGTCCCCGAGGGGCTGGCCAACCTGGGCGCCGCCGAGCCGGAGGCCGACGGGCGTCACGCGGCACCGGCCTTGCGCGCCAAAGGGATTGACGACGAGGACTCACGTCAGCTCACCTACACGGGTCCGGCTGAGGACGGCTCGGCGGAGATCAAGCGCAACGGCGGTGGTAAGCACGCTGCGGCGACCGGCGGCACCCGCAAGGAGCGCCGCGAAGCGGCTCGGCAACGTGCCAAGGACTCCAAGACCCTGCGACGGGGCTAA
- the hpf gene encoding ribosome hibernation-promoting factor, HPF/YfiA family, which produces MSIQSVNEDQLTDTDETSEAGPRADVQVTGRNVEVPDHYRVYVAAKLARLERFDRSIYRFDVELEHERNRRQRKNCQHVEITARGRGPVVRGEACAESFYGAFEAAVHKLENRLRRSKDRRKVHYGDKTPVSLHEATAVIDASAAFTPKADSAAAVEEIAVDDHEPGRIVRTKDHPATPMTVDDALYEMELVGHDFFLFHDKESDRPSVVYRRHAYDYGLIRLA; this is translated from the coding sequence ATGTCAATCCAATCCGTGAATGAAGATCAGCTGACCGACACCGACGAAACCTCCGAAGCAGGACCCCGCGCCGACGTCCAGGTGACGGGCCGCAACGTCGAGGTTCCCGACCACTACCGCGTGTACGTCGCCGCCAAGCTCGCCCGCCTCGAGCGGTTCGATCGCTCCATCTACCGCTTCGATGTCGAGCTCGAGCACGAGCGCAACCGCCGCCAACGCAAGAACTGTCAGCATGTCGAGATCACCGCGCGCGGACGCGGCCCCGTCGTCCGTGGCGAAGCCTGCGCCGAGAGCTTCTACGGAGCCTTCGAGGCGGCCGTCCACAAGCTCGAGAACCGGCTGCGCCGTAGCAAGGACCGGCGCAAGGTGCACTACGGCGACAAGACCCCCGTCTCGCTGCACGAGGCCACCGCCGTCATCGACGCGTCCGCCGCGTTCACGCCGAAGGCCGACAGTGCCGCCGCCGTCGAGGAGATCGCGGTCGACGACCACGAGCCCGGCCGCATCGTGCGCACCAAGGACCACCCGGCCACGCCGATGACCGTCGACGACGCGCTCTACGAGATGGAGCTCGTCGGGCACGACTTCTTCTTGTTCCACGACAAGGAGAGCGACCGCCCTTCGGTCGTCTACCGTCGGCACGCCTATGACTACGGGTTGATCCGGCTCGCGTAG
- a CDS encoding ComF family protein encodes MLDLVLPLECGGCGAPSTSWCDGCAAALQVKPDEPHLVTPRVDPEVPVFALGRYAGARRQAIVALKEHGRRDLTAPLARAVAVGLHHLIGWGVLDTPITVVPAPTRASAARRRGGDPVAQIANVATRNHPGITVLSALRTKALVRDSVGLSSAAREDNLRGRVRLTRPVAGPVVLIDDIITTGATAREAVRTLQAAGAHVTAVLTLAHA; translated from the coding sequence ATGCTCGACCTGGTCCTGCCGCTGGAGTGCGGCGGTTGCGGCGCACCGTCGACCAGCTGGTGTGACGGCTGCGCCGCGGCCCTGCAGGTCAAGCCCGACGAGCCGCATCTGGTCACCCCGCGCGTCGATCCCGAGGTGCCCGTCTTCGCCCTTGGTCGCTATGCCGGCGCCCGCCGCCAAGCCATCGTCGCGCTCAAGGAACACGGCCGCCGTGACCTGACCGCGCCGCTGGCGCGCGCCGTCGCCGTCGGCCTTCACCACCTGATCGGCTGGGGCGTTCTCGACACCCCGATCACCGTCGTCCCCGCACCCACCCGTGCCTCAGCGGCCCGCCGGCGCGGCGGTGACCCGGTCGCCCAGATCGCCAACGTCGCCACCCGCAACCACCCGGGCATCACCGTCCTGAGCGCCCTGCGGACCAAGGCCCTCGTCCGCGATTCGGTCGGACTCAGCAGCGCCGCGCGCGAAGACAACTTGCGCGGCCGCGTCCGCCTCACCCGTCCTGTCGCCGGACCCGTCGTGCTGATCGACGACATCATCACCACGGGAGCGACCGCCCGGGAAGCCGTGCGCACCCTGCAGGCCGCCGGGGCGCACGTGACGGCTGTGCTCACCCTCGCGCACGCCTGA
- a CDS encoding Imm61 family immunity protein yields the protein MMVPEISGALIDWASNAGMSYSIFESDGAACFANAGGEYRYYIRESVADSGWYTVTKASRNDPEWLVFSASDLAVVEKYFWATFGADIRTVQRLPRVEFPTESEDVADGFSVKPSGQGESVLVDGAGKPVIRAGGDDITDIFLLVMMSYCLGASVADLKCSFTDPQGRPIFPIRPVRD from the coding sequence ATGATGGTCCCTGAGATCTCTGGAGCGTTGATTGATTGGGCGTCGAACGCAGGTATGAGCTATTCCATCTTCGAATCGGATGGTGCCGCCTGCTTTGCTAATGCTGGTGGTGAGTACCGCTATTACATACGGGAGAGTGTCGCGGATTCTGGGTGGTACACGGTGACCAAGGCTTCTCGCAATGACCCAGAGTGGCTTGTCTTTTCCGCAAGTGATTTGGCTGTTGTGGAAAAATACTTCTGGGCTACTTTCGGGGCTGATATTCGCACAGTACAGCGACTGCCGCGCGTGGAATTTCCCACCGAGTCGGAAGATGTCGCGGATGGTTTCTCGGTCAAACCGTCAGGTCAAGGAGAATCGGTTTTGGTCGATGGCGCCGGTAAGCCTGTTATTCGTGCTGGCGGGGACGACATCACTGACATCTTCTTGCTTGTGATGATGTCCTATTGTTTGGGTGCTTCTGTAGCCGACTTGAAGTGCTCGTTCACTGATCCGCAGGGAAGGCCGATATTTCCGATTCGGCCGGTGCGAGATTGA